DNA sequence from the Oncorhynchus nerka isolate Pitt River linkage group LG9b, Oner_Uvic_2.0, whole genome shotgun sequence genome:
agtaacctttatttaactaggcaagtaagtaaagaacaaattcttatttacaatgacggcctaaaccggccaaacctggacgatgctgggccaattgtgcgccgccctatgggactcccaatcacggccggttgtagtgacacctcaagcactgagaagcagtgtcttagaccgctgcggaCTCAGGAGCCCCACTCATACCACACAAGATGAAGACACAAAAGAAGTGAGAATTCTGAGTAAAATATAAATTGTTTTTTTATAGATGTAAAATGTAACAGTTAAATGTAACAGATGTGATCAATGATCTGATCATACACAAGACCTATGTAGGGTTAAAACGTGCGATTTCTGATGCTCACACAACAAGATTATACCATTAAACTCTGCCAACACAGATGTTTTCATATACAATGTGATAAAATGCTGGGTTCGTTGTCTGAGTCAGGCTCAGGACACAGGTTTGAGAAAACACAAAAGACCCTACTCAAAATATTCAAAACCGGAATATCTCCTACAAGGAAACATAACGTGTAGAGAAAaaccctccaacacacacagtaacacaaaaCAATCACGGATGAAACAGAAAGGTAGTCGAGAGGGTAAAAAAGGAACATAATAAGGGAATAGAAATCAGGTGTGCGtaatcaagacaaaacaaaaggaaacatggatcggtgatgactagaaagccggtcacgttgtggccaatataccatggctcaGGGCTGTGTCCAGGTGCTCCGTGTTGTTTATATCCTTCATTTATTATACTTTTCAGCACAGAGAAATGTCTGATAAAATTCAGGTAGTTGGATAAACTTAGAGATAGCAGGGTTCCAGCATGTTTGCATTCTCCTCCGTCAATGAAGATAGCAGCACAGACTCTTCGTCCTGTGTACCCTTGTGATGAGAACTATATTCCTATGACCTTTTCTTGTTCAATCGTTCCGCTCTCTCCCTGTAGAGAAGAAATAAAGTTATGTCATCCATTTCTTATACCATCGTTTTACCTAATATCCTTATGATAAACCCTACACACACTGTCAGTATAATTCAATTCCATGGAACCAAATCATTTTTTCCTGAATAAATATGAATGAATTCTTACCTCAGCTTGCGAACAGCTTTCATAACCCAGGCCTTGGTGGGATCCATACATGGGAATCTCCCTCTGACAGTGTGGAAACTGGAAGAGAACATGTTGAAGAGACAACATCAGTTAATCGTCAGTGCTTTACAGGCTTACATCTCTATAATATCACATCGCAAATGAATCAATGCAAATAACATCAAGTTATCAAATTGTTTTACTTCTGTTATACAATTATTTTATACTTAATGATATACTTAAATTGAAGAAATACTACATGTGTTACCATTAAGATTTTCATTTTACTTGCAATTTGTCACAGTTCCACTGTTAGGCCTTCCAGAGTCACTCACATGATAGCATCAATTTTGCACCCGTCAATCACTGTCCGTACGGAAAAGCCACGGATGAGACGAATGTCCATCCTACCCTGGTAGTAACTCGTACAACAACCTCTAGGA
Encoded proteins:
- the LOC115119854 gene encoding C-C motif chemokine 20-like, coding for MTQIRAPVIVLIVLLAVGLFTTEASAAKQGFPRGCCTSYYQGRMDIRLIRGFSVRTVIDGCKIDAIIFHTVRGRFPCMDPTKAWVMKAVRKLRERAERLNKKRS